One window of the Colletotrichum destructivum chromosome 4, complete sequence genome contains the following:
- a CDS encoding Putative SAM-dependent methyltransferase RsmB/NOP2-type, RNA (C5-cytosine) methyltransferase has protein sequence MGVGNRMKKQGPPEPLSEAHFAKLKRKAGLPADPVQPVDVKRRRTHKKAAPKPNGASAKKQDAKKSRAPAPAPKANGRGKKAQPVEDEDEDMSDDNDLADFAAAGSDMSEDDDEVDEFSDLENAPAGLGDDFLESDESVFDSDQEQGGGGGKHMFSEDEDDSDGEEKLTKANIEGLARRLDQKIAEEDAEAQAELEEMGIQTNIDGDKPHVFDDEDDELAAKSKSLLAPDLQLLRSRITENIRVLDDFSNLHEEGRSRVEYVNQLIKDICAYYGYSEYLAEKLFNLFSPREAFAFFEANESARPVVIRTNTLRTHRRDLAQALISRGVTLEPVGKWSKVGLQIFESNVPLGATPEYLAGYYILQAASSFLPVMALEPQENERVLDMAAAPGGKTTHMAAMMKNTGVIVANDPSKQRAKGLIGNIHRLGARNVVVSNYDAREFPKPMGGFDRVLLDAPCSGTGVIAKDASVKTNKTERDFMLLPHMQKQLILAAIDSVNHHSKTGGYIVYSTCSVTVEENEAVVQYALSRRPNVRLVETNLPFGREGFTSFMGKKFDPSLKLTRRYYPHTYNVDGFFVAKFQKFGPTPAKAEKADRSATTYAGEVIDRTPITDDEDTDAVKGNDAFGGFDEDEDEEYIDKAKRNAMRRRGLDPNALSAKAKREAAAKKDGTSSSKSDKSESEAEVEKPAEKTPEKKSKGKEKPAAAAAAAAEKTPEKKTPEKKDKSKEKAAAADKERKAERNPAQKKVTSTAAAPEKSPKSKSPKQKKDKKAAK, from the exons ATGGGTGTCGGAAACCGTATGAAGAAGCAGGGTCCTCCCGAACCCCTGTCGGAGGCCCATTTCGCAAAGTTGAAGCGCAAGGCCGGTCTGCCAGCCGACCCCGTCCAGCCTGTCGAtgtgaagaggaggagaacaCACAAGAAGGCCGCGCCGAAGCCCAACGGCGCCTCCGCGAAGAAGCAGGATGCGAAGAAGAGCAGggcgcccgcgcccgcgcccaaGGCGAACGGCAGAGGAAAGAAGGCTCagcccgtcgaggacgaggacgaagataTGTCTGACGACAACGACCTTGCCGACTTCGCGGCTGCCGGATCGGACATgagcgaagacgacgacgaagttGACGAGTTCTCGGACCTGGAGAACGCACCGGCGGGTCTGGGCGACGATTTCCTGGAATCCGACGAGTCCGTCTTCGATTCGGACCAGGAgcaagggggcggcggcggcaagcaCATGTTCTcagaggacgaagacgattcggacggcgaggagaagctcaCAAAGGCCAACATTGAGGGTCTCGCGCGGAGGCTCGACCAGAagatcgccgaggaggacgccgaggcgcaggccgagctcgaggagatggGTATTCAGACcaacatcgacggcgacaagcCGCAcgtctttgacgacgaggacgatgagctcgccgccaagtccaagtcgcTGCTCGCGCCCGACCTGCAACTCTTGAGATCGAGAATCACAGAAAACATCAGAGTGCTCGACGACTTCTCCAACCTCCACGAGGAGGGCCGCTCCCGTGTTGAGTACGTCAACCAGCTCATCAAGGACATCTGTGCCTACTACGGCTACTCCGAGTacctcgccgagaagctcttcaacctcttctccccccgCGAggccttcgccttcttcgaaGCCAACGAGTCGGCCCGCCCCGTCGTCATCAGGACGAACACCCTCCGCACCCATCGTCGCGACCTGGCCCAGGCCCTCATCTCGCGCGGTGTCACCCTCGAGCCTGTCGGCAAGTGGTCCAAGGTCGGTCTGCAGATCTTCGAGAGCAACGTGCCCCTTGGTGCGACACCCGAGTACCTCGCCGGCTACTACATCCTCCAAGCCGCGTCCTCGTTCCTGCCCGTCATGGCCCTTGAGCCCCAGGAGAACGAGCGCGTGCTGGAtatggccgccgcccccggtGGAAAGACGACGCACATGGCCGCCATGATGAAGAACAcgggcgtcatcgtcgccaacgatCCCAGCAAGCAGCGTGCCAAGGGTCTCATCGGTAACATCCACCGTCTCGGCGCccgcaacgtcgtcgtctccaacTACGACGCTCGCGAGTTCCCCAAGCCCATGGGCGGTTTCGACCGCGTGCTTCTCGACGCGCCCTGCTCGGGTACCGGTGTCATTGCCAAGGATGCCAGCGTCAAGACGAACAAGACGGAGAGGGACTTCATGCTGCTGCCGCACATGCAGAAGCAGCTGAtcctggccgccatcgatTCGGTCAACCATCACAGCAAGACGGGTGGTTACATCGTCTACTCTACATGTtccgtcaccgtcgaggagaa cgaggccgtcgtccagTACGCCCTCTCCCGCCGTCCGAACGTCAGGCTTGTCGAGACCAACCTCCCCTTCGGTCGCGAGGGCTTCACCTCGTTCATGGGCAAGAAGTTCGACCCCTCCCTCAAGCTCACCCGCCGTTACTACCCCCACACCTACAACGTCgacggcttcttcgtcgccaagTTCCAGAAGTTCGGCCCCACCCCCGcaaaggccgagaaggccgaccGGTCCGCCACCACctacgccggcgaggtcatcGACAGGACCCCcatcaccgacgacgaggacaccGACGCGGTCAAGGGCAACGACGCCTttggcggcttcgacgaggacgaggacgaggagtacatcgacaaggccaagcgTAACGCCATGCGCAGACGCGGTCTCGACCCCAACGCCCTCtccgccaaggccaagagggaggccgccgccaagaaggacggcaccagcagcagcaagtcTGACAagtccgagtccgaggccgaggtcgagaagccTGCCGAGAAGACGCCCGAGAAGAAAAGTAAAGGCAAGGAGAagcctgccgctgccgccgccgctgccgccgagaagactcccgagaagaagactcccgagaagaaggacaagagcaaggaaaaggccgcggccgccgacaaggagcGCAAGGCCGAAAGAAATCCCGCGCAGAAGAAGGTGACGtccacggccgccgcgccggaAAAGAGCCCCAAGAGCAAGAGCCCCAAGCaaaagaaggacaagaaggcTGCGAAATAA
- a CDS encoding Putative ubiquitin-like protein 4A, which produces MAEVVFARQFLATLESRPAKLSADHVEDPKNFPARPPYILPKMPKPMSKPTNLAPGQERSINVTLKSLRNPPLDIKLSSQTLNTSILDIKTTVETKSRIPVDKMKLLYNKKPVADSKVLKDLLTDDQSSLEFSVMVIGGAAAIKAEPSPVGGGGSGQQEDIGEAALDTPEFWDDLKGFLMQRLKHEQKAEELSALWRSTWQAQKKS; this is translated from the exons ATGGCTGAAGTCGTTTTCGCTAGGCAGTTCCTGGCGACCTTGGAGTCGCGCCCGGCTAAGCTGTCGGCCGACCATGTCGAGGATCCCAAGAACTTCCCTGCTCGCCCTCCC TACATCCTGCCCAAGATGCCCAAGCCCATGAGCAAGCCCACGAACCTTGCGCCGGGCCAGGAGCGCAGCATCAACGTCACCCTCAAGTCCCTGCGCAACCCTCCCTTGGACATCAAGCTGTCATCGCAGACGCTCAACACCTCGatcctcgacatcaagacGACAGTCGAGACCAAGTCGCGGATACCGGTGGACAAGATGAAGTTGCTGTACAACAAGAAGCCGGTGGCGGACAGCAAGGTGTTGAAGGACCTGCTTACGGATGACCAGTCTTCGCTGGAGTTCTCCGTTATGGTCATCGGAGGTGCTGCGgccatcaaggccgagcCCTCCCCTGTTGGAGGTGGCGGCTCTGGACAGCAGGAAGACATTGGAGAGGCTGCACTGGACACGCCGGAGTTTTGGGACGACCTGAAGGGCTTTTTGATGCAGAGGCTCAAGCACGAGCAAAAGGCGGAGGAGCTGTCGGCTCTCTGGCGCTCGACCTGGCAGGCGCAGAAGAAGTCATGA
- a CDS encoding Putative actin-depolymerizing factor domain, ADF/Cofilin, ADF-H/Gelsolin-like domain superfamily, with amino-acid sequence MSQSGATVSQECITAYNDLKLSKKYKFIIYKLSDDNKEIVVEEASADKDWDTFREKLINATTKSKSGAVGKGPRYAVYDFEYSLASGEGERNKITFLAWSPDDAGVMAKMVYASSKEALKRSLTGIATELQANDPDDIEYDSILKTVSKGMAG; translated from the exons ATG TCTCAATCCGG AGCGACCGTGTCTCAGGAGTGCATAACGGCCTACAACGACCTTAAGCTCTCCAAGAAGTACAAGTTCATCATCTACAAGCTTTCAGATGACAACAAGgagatcgtcgtcgaggaggcctcGGCCGATAAGGACTGGGACACCTTCCGCGAGAAGCTGATCAACGCCACGACCAAGTCCAAGAGC GGCGCTGTCGGCAAGGGCCCCCGCTACGCCGTCTACGACTTCGAGTACAGCCTTGCCTCCGGCGAGGGTGAGCG CAACAAGATCACCTTCCTCGCCTGGTCCCCCGATGATGCCGGTGTTATG GCCAAGATGGTCTACGCTTCCTCCAAGGAGGCCCTCAAGCGCTCGCTCACCGGTATTGCGACCGAGCTCCAGGCCAACGACCCCGATGACATCGAGTACGACTCCATCCTCAAGACCGTCAGCAAGGGCATGGCCGGTTAA
- a CDS encoding Putative chaperonin Cpn60/GroEL/TCP-1 family, groEL-like apical domain superfamily, translating into MQRALTSRARASVLSAAPSKFRAGAGLGQQLRFAHKELKFGVEARASLLVGAETLAKAVATTLGPKGRNVLIESSYGSPKITKDGVTVAKAITLKDKFENLGAKLLQDVASKTNETAGDGTTTATVLARAIFSETVKNVAAGCNPMDLRRGIQAAVDAVVEFLQKNKRDITTSEEVAQVATISANGDQEVGRLIANAMEKVGKEGVITVKEGKTLVDELEVTEGMRFDRGFVSPYFITDAKSQKVEFEKPLILLSEKKISAVQDIIPALEASTQMRRPLVIIAEDIEGEALAVCILNKLRGQLQVAAVKAPGFGDNRKSILGDLAVLTNATVFTDELDIKLEKATPDMLGSTGSITITKEDTIFLNGEGSKDAITQRCEQIRGVMSDPTTSDYEKEKLQERLAKLSGGVAVIKVGGSSEVEVGEKKDRFVDALNATRAAVEEGILPGGGTALIKASALALKDVKTANFDQQLGVTIIKNAITRPARSIVENAGLEGSVIVGKLTDEYAGEFNKGFDSSKGEYVDMIAAGILDPFKVVRTGLVDASGVASLLGTTEVAIVDAPEEKGAPPMGGMGGMGGMGGMGGMM; encoded by the exons ATGCAGCGCGCACTCACTTCCCGCGCGAGAGCTTCCGTCCTCTCTGCTGCTCCCAGCAAGTTccgcgccggtgccggtctGGGACAGCAGCTTCGCTTTGCCCACAAG GAGCTGAAGTTCGGTGTTGAGGCTCGCGCCTCCCTGCTGGTTGGTGCCGAGACTCTGGCCAAGGCTGTTGCGACAACACTCGGTCCCAAGGGCCGTAACGTCCTCATCGAGTCCAGCTATGGCTCCCCCAAGATCACAAAGG ATGGTGTTACTGTCGCGAAGGCAATCACCCTGAAGGACAAGTTCGAGAACCTCGGAGCCAAGCTGCTCCAGGATGTCGCCTCCAAGACCAACGAGACCGCCGGTGACGGTACCACGACCGCCACCGTTCTGGCCCGTgccatcttctccgagaCCGTCAAGAATGTCGCCGCTGGCTGCAACCCCATGGACTTGCGCCGTGGTATCCAGGCTgccgtcgatgccgttgtcgagTTCCTCCAGAAGAACAAGAGAGATATCACCACCAGCGAGGAGGTTGCCCAGGTCGCCACCATTTCCGCCAACGGTGACCAGGAGGTCGGTCGCTTGatcgccaacgccatggAGAAGGTCGGCAAGGAGGGTGTTATCAccgtcaaggagggcaagaccCTGGTTGACGAGCTTGAGGTTACCGAGGGTATGCGCTTCGACCGTGGCTTCGTCTCCCCCTACTTCATCACCGACGCCAAGTCTCAGAAGGTTGAGTTCGAGAAGCCCCTGATCCTCCTCTCCGAGAAGAAGATCTCCGCCGTCCAGGACATCATCCCCGCCCTTGAGGCTTCCACCCAGATGAGACGCCCTCTGGTCATTATTGCCGAGGACATTGAGGGCGAGGCTCTCGCCGTCTGCATTCTCAACAAGCTCCGCGGCCAGCTCCAggttgccgccgtcaaggcccCCGGCTTCGGTGACAACCGCAAGtccatcctcggcgacctggctGTCCTCACCAACGCTACCGTCTTCACCGACGAGCTTGACAtcaagctcgagaaggccacccCCGACATGCTCGGCTCCACCGGCTCtatcaccatcaccaaggaggaCACCATCTTCCTGAACGGCGAGGGCTCCAAGGACGCCATCACCCAGCGCTGCGAGCAGATCCGTGGTGTCATGAGCGACCCCACCACCTCTGACTacgagaaggagaagctccAGGAGCGTCTTGCCAAGCTCTCTGGCGGTGTTGCCGTCATCAAGGTTGGTGGCTCttccgaggtcgaggtcggcgagaagaaggaccGCTTCGTCGATGCCCTGAACGCTacccgcgccgccgttgaggagGGTATCCTGCCCGGTGGTGGTACCGCTCTGATCAAGGCCTCTGCCCTGGCCCTGAAGGACGTCAAGACCGCCAACTTCGACCAGCAGCTCGGTGTTACCATCATCAAGAACGCCATCACCCGCCCCGCTCGCAGCATTGTCGAGAACGCCGGTCTTGAGGGCTCCGTCATTGTTGGCAAGCTCACCGACGAGTACGCCGGCGAGTTCAACAAGGGCTTTGACTCCTCCAAGGGCGAGTACGTCGACATGATCGCTGCCGGTATCCTTGACCCCTTCAAGGTCGTTCGCACTGGCCTTGTTGACGCCAGTGGTGTTGCTTCCCTGCTCGGTACCACTGAGGTCGCCATTGTCGATGCtcccgaggagaagggagcTCCTCCCATGGGtggcatgggcggcatgggcggTATGGGAGGCATGGGTGGTATGATGTAA